The following are encoded together in the Peromyscus leucopus breed LL Stock chromosome 1, UCI_PerLeu_2.1, whole genome shotgun sequence genome:
- the LOC114706696 gene encoding olfactory receptor 51F1-like, with translation MLQMQDNTEFLSNFTSNYPTFLLTGIPGLESAHAWISIPFCCLYATALSGNSMILFIIVTQHSLHEPMYYFLSMLSATDLVLTVSTMTTTLRILWFHANEISLDLCIVQMFFLHGFTCIESGVLVAMAFDRYVAICNPLRYTTILTNSRIIQMGFLVIMRTIVLIIPLLLLLKPVSFCKVNTLSHSYCYYPDVFKLACSDIRANSIGGLVGLILTTGVDTPCIVLSYVLIIRSVLTIASSVERYKVFSTCVSHIGAVAIFYIPMFSLSLVHRYGRSAPKVVHSMMANVYLLLPPVLNPIIYSVKTKQIRKAILSLLLAK, from the coding sequence ATGCTACAAATGCAGGACAACACGGAATTCCTGAGCAACTTCACATCGAATTATCCAACCTTCTTGTTGACTGGTATCCCAGGTCTAGAGTCTGCTCATGCCTGGATCTCCATCCCCTTCTGTTGTCTTTATGCCACTGCCCTCTCTGGAAACAGCATGATCCTCTTTATCATTGTGACTCAGCATAGTCTGCATGAACCTATGTATTATTTTCTCTCCATGCTCTCAGCAACTGACCTGGTTTTGACTGTTTCTACAATGACAACCACCTTGAGGATCCTGTGGTTTCATGCAAATGAAATCAGTCTAGATTTGTGCATTGTTCAGATGTTTTTTCTTCATGGGTTCACTTGTATAGAATCTGGGGTGCTAGTGGCTATGGCTTTTGACCGTTATGTAGCAATTTGTAATCCTCTTAGATACACCACAATTCTTACTAATTCTAGAATCATTCAGATGGGTTTCCTAGTGATTATGCGCACTATAGTATTAATAATTCCCCTACTTTTGCTCCTTAAGCCTGTTTCTTTCTGTAAAGTGAATACCCTCTCCCATTCCTACTGTTATTATCCAGATGTGTTTAAGTTAGCATGTTCAGACATTCGGGCCAACAGCATAGGTGGATTAGTTGGTCTCATTCTGACCACAGGGGTAGACACTCCATGCATTGTCTTGTCTTATGTATTGATCATTCGCTCTGTCCTCACTATTGCCTCCTCTGTAGAACGGTACAAAGTCTTCAGCACCTGTGTGTCCCACATTGGAGCAGTTGCGATTTTCTACATCCCTATGTTTAGCTTGTCCCTAGTGCATCGCTATGGTCGGTCAGCCCCCAAAGTAGTCCATTCAATGATGGCCAACGTTTACCTTCTTTTACCCCCTGTGCTCAACCCAATCATCTATAGtgtaaaaactaaacaaatcagAAAGGCTATCCTTAGTTTGCTCCTTGCAAAATAA
- the LOC114706690 gene encoding olfactory receptor 52R1-like produces the protein MLASRNSSSHSTFFILLGIPGLEDYQFWVAFPFCIMYIVAVTGNIIILHIIRIDHTLHEPMYLFLAMLATTDLVLSTSTQPKMLAILWFHDHKIEYHACLIQVFFIHAFSSVESGVLMAMALDRYVAICFPLRHSSILTTSVVIKLGAAVMVRGLLWVSPFCFMISRMPFCPNKVIPQSYCEHMAVLKLVCADTKINRGYGLFVAFSVVGFDIIVISVSYVMILRAVLRLPSGEARLKAFGTCASHIGVILALYIPALFTFLTHRFGHHVPRVVHIMFANVYLLVPPMLNPIIYGVRTKQIRDRVIQGCCEKGP, from the coding sequence ATGTTGGCTTCAAGGAACAGCTCTTCTCATTCTACGTTTTTCATCTTGCTTGGAATCCCAGGACTGGAGGATTATCAATTTTGGGTTGCCTTTCCATTCTGCATCATGTATATTGTGGCAGTGACTGGAAATATCATCATCCTACACATAATCCGGATTGACCACACACTGCATGAGCCAATGTACCTCTTTCTGGCTATGCTGGCTACCACTGACCTGGTCCTGTCCACCTCCACACAACCTAAAATGCTGGCCATACTCTGGTTTCATGATCACAAGATTGAATACCATGCCTGCCTCATCCAGGTGTTCTTTATACATGCCTTTTCTTCTGTGGAGTCAGGGGTGCTCATGGCTATGGCCTTGGATCGCTATGTGGCTATCTGCTTTCCACTCCGACATTCTAGCATCCTGACCACATCTGTAGTCATCAAACTTGGGGCAGCTGTGATGGTCAGAGGGCTGCTGTGGGTGAGCCCCTTCTGCTTCATGATCTCCAGGATGCCCTTCTGCCCCAACAAGGTCATTCCCCAGTCCTACTGTGAGCACATGGCTGTGCTCAAGTTGGTGTGTGCTGATACCAAGATCAATCGTGGATATGGGCTCTTTGTGGCTTTTTCTGTGGTTGGCTTTGATATAATTGTCATCAGTGTATCTTATGTGATGATTCTGAGAGCTGTGCTGAGGTTGCCCTCAGGTGAAGCCCGCCTCAAAGCTTTTGGTACATGTGCTTCTCATATTGGTGTCATTTTAGCCTTATATATTCCAGCCCTTTTCACCTTCCTCACCCACCGCTTTGGCCACCATGTGCCCCGTGTTGTACACATTATGTTTGCTAATGTCTATCTTCTAGTTCCTCCCATGCTCAACCCCATCATCTATGGAGTTAGAACCAAACAGATCAGGGACAGGGTTATCCAAGGATGTTGTGAAAAAGGCCCTTGA